The genomic stretch aaataaataatactGTAAAACAAGGTTTTCAAGGAAAAAGGAACATGTCAGAAAAGGTGTTTAATttgtccctgtaacaactctgagtcactattgcatcaacaaatatcaattaattactaccagttctcaagggtatttttCTCCCAATgccttggtgagaaaacctttaataTTTCAATCCTAATTTCTAAGTCCTTAGAAATTTTCTggtgaaattaagccttattaAATTGAGAATTATCTAGTTCATATAGGGTATCCCATGTCCTAGGCGATATCTACTGCATAATAATCTTATGAAAGCATTATCAATGGTGTTCCAGTCTAATTAACAATCATACAACAAGCTCAATTGTTCCAAAAGataaagcattaaacacatcaaaagattaaGGTAATTCTGAAAAACAATATTGTCATTGCAATTGCACactcaaagtcattacagatTTAAATTAGGGACACCCCCTAGTATTGGGtggtttagctactcatattgttgGAAATAGATTCAAGATAAAATTAtacattacaagtaattggatgacttggatcttcaattgCGTCTGCTCATGAAAATCTTCCGCTCTCCGAGTTCCTTGATCTCTCCAATTCTTGATTGTATCACAATTCTTTGTCCTCTATTTAGTCCTCTCCCAAAAGTCCCCCAATTCATCGTAAAATCTTTTAAATAGTGAAAATCCCTTAGTACTGGTTGGAAATCCCCAGAATACCTTTTCCGCTCAAGTCTTGAGAAAAAAAACACCAGAGAAGAAAGAATCAGCGCCTGAGccaacacggcccgtgtcagctgacacgggtgtCCATGTTGCGCCACTGGTTGGTCTTTTATCCTGCTTCAAGCTCAGGTaagctgacacggcccgtgtcagctgacacaggtgGGCGTGTTACGCCACTGTTTTCCCTTCTCCTGAAGCTTGTTAAGGCCATCATCCTGACACGGCCCATGTTAGGTGACACTGATGGTCGTGTCATGACTCTTGTAACTTAGTAATTTCCCTTCTCAAACGCCAGATTTCTCTACTTTCTCGCACTGAGTTATTTGGGTATTCTACTTGGACCTGAAGAAAATCGAAACAAACAACCAAAGCATAAAATGCAGAAAACATGAAATAAAACACAAAAATGATAAAAACACACAAATAACTTACAGGAACTAAAATTGACTCGAAAGGTAGCATAATACGAACAAAGTACTCCAAAGTCCTTGGCTTCTTGTCGAATAAGTGATGAAAATATTGTAAACATGGTGACTGATCACAgccccaaacttagctcattgcttaTCCTCAAGTAATGTTCTAAACGACAGAATGCGTCACCCCCAAAATACATGAAATTTTCTTACCACAATACTGGTGAGATCTTTCGCCACTAGCCCTCACTCTTTCTTTCATAGTCCCTACTTTGCACAATGGATTTTCCACCGCACTTATACATAGACTTACCGCTTCACCTGTTAGCTTATTTCACACTCTCACTAATTCCCTCTGGGTTAAAGTGTTTACGCTCAAAtttcagaatatgcaatatcgACTCATAAATTTGAATAACTTCTCATTTCATATcacctacacacaacacacactttttgaggtctaTTTGGGTTGTAACATGGCTTGGGTTACGGTGGGGTAAAgacaaaaaaaaaaggaaaaaatggTTTTGGACTCAGAGTTAATGTCACTATTCTTTCCACTATGTTTTTTCTAACATATCATttacatttctttttctttttcagttCTGTTACTCAGTTCTTTTTATCTTTGATTTTTATACCCAACTGAGTGTTTCTCATTCGATGAGTGCTTTTCTTCATTCCATCaaatttctcttttctttttattcctttttttaTGGTCgtttttcttttaaaaaaatcACACTCACCTTACCTTTAGTTTCATTTGGGgctaccccaaacttagaattgAACACAGCTTAAGGAACATGTCATTTTctctgaacagggtaaggaagtgtttggATCGCGGGTTATATTCATGTGGTGATATAGACAAACAAAGGATATAGGCTCAAACAGGATTAACAAGGGATAATATTAAcagggatggctagaaaggctcggggcTTATAACTCAAATAAagtgcctcagtgtgtgtatacATGTAGTGATATTCCAAGAGAACTTACGCAAActtagagtgataaagacatacctgaacTATTGCTCATGATGAAAAATGTGTTAGGCTTTTATGTGTtcaccatgttaggtaaagcttgacaAAATCCAAAGTACCTCAAGTATGGTGCGGCTTCTTACTCAGCTCGGGGTGCACAGGGATCCTATGTTAGTCAAGCTTGAGACAGTTACGTCCGATCCTTTTCTTCAGCAGTATCAACTTTTGGAAGGATCATTCAACAACAAGAAATAATAAGTTGAGTGATaatttcatccactaccattaATGGCCATTACctaatcaacaacaacaccgaGAACCTAAAATACATGAAGCAAATGACACCCAATAGTAACAGACAAACCAATGTAAAACAGTAAACAAAAAGGAAAATAACAAAAGAACATAAAAACTAAAAGCATAATTAAAACTCCCCCACgcttgaactaaacattggcctcaatgtttTAGAACAAAATAGAGGAGGGTGACTCATAGTGCCATACTGAGGAGGTTGGGGCGGAAAATGCAACATCAAATGTCGCATCATAATGTTCATCTCATCCAAAATAACCCCTTGTTAAGCCTGCTTTATTCCTTGTCTCGATTGCTCAGTTCTAAGGCCACCGAGCTTAGTTTGTACCCATGTTCATTGTTCTTGATTCATGGATGATGACCCGGCACCTTGTTGGGTTGTATCTTGGTGAAGGGGTACAGACTACTCCTAATGATGGTCGTCTTCATTCATAGGTTCACCTGCAACCACATTATCAGCATCGTAGTCTTCCTTTTCATCAGGGTCGGCACTCACATATAACTAGTTAGCACAATCAGAAATACTTACTTTGTCTAGAATAGGTAATGTAATGATAAACCTTTTATGGATCACCACAAAGTAATAATCATGAGAAATAGAAATCATACATTGTTGAATTAGAGCGGACATGTCAATTTTAGTCTTACCTGCCACAAGGGTCTCCTCAAGCAAAACCGCATGATAACCAAAATGTTCAGCAATTTGGGTAATCATACCCCCAACAGAAATACCATCGGAGTCTGCCCGACCAACTATTTCGAAATAGCCAGCTGCAAAGGCAGCGACATCGATGGAAGGATTATGGGCCATAGAGTACAAGAAAAATAACTCCCTCTAAGTTGCCACGCCCGTACTATCACCTCGTCCAAATAGAGTATATGCCATACCTTTTTGGGCATATCGGAAACAATGGTTCTGGATGCCCGAGGCCTTTGCACCTTTGGAAGTGTAATCAGTCCTCCCTGTAATAGTTATCCAAAAATCATGCGGAACAAACCCTTCAAGGACCGCTCCAGGTCCGTAAAGTGGGAGTCGGAGAGTACTAGCCAACTCCTTGATAGATAGCTCATGATCAGTATTAAAAATATGAAATTTGAGAGTACCATAGTAGTACCTCTTAGTGTCAATCCACCTTTTATCTAGTTGGAACTCAATTGTACTTAAAAACTCAAGTGTGATGCGCTCATAAGTTGGCGCCTCGAGACACATAAATTCCAATATTCCCAACACATGAAACATCCGATcaatttcaatttttatttttaagtcattGAGGGTTTGTTCACACATGTACCTTTTGGGAGTCAACTTATACTTTCTATGAATGGAGTACCGTCACTCTTGCTCCGGATTATTGAAGACAATGTTATGCAGGTTCGGTGTACGACTACTCCTCTTTTGTGGCCTTGAAGTCTCAGCCATTTGTTGCTTACCCTGAACAATCCTCTTCAGAGAAATTTTCATACCTGCACAAAAAGTAAGAGGATTTCGAAAATGAAATTAGGAGAAACAAACACTGGGATAATGATGAGGATGAAAAATGGTGAAGGTTTTGTTAAGGAAGTTTTTTTATTTGGGGTGGATATGATGGTAAAGGTGGAAGCTTTTATGGTGGGTTTAATGGAGGTTTTAGGTTTATGAGAGAGAATGATGGTGAAGAAGATGAGGTTTGTGAGAGATAATGACATAAAATCAGATTTTAGAGTGTGGTTAGTGGGTATAATGGATGGTGAATGGGCTTTAATGAGAGGTGGGGTCCACAAGAGATTCCaaaaaattcaatttttaaaaTTTGCAGACGTGACACGGGTCGTGTCAAGCACCACGGTCGGCCTTGTCAGGCTTCTGTAAGTTCAAATTTGGACAGCTTGCTTCAGTGTTCCTTACACAGGCCATGCCAAGCACCACGGTCGCCCGTGTCAGGCTTCTGTTATTTCAAACGTTTACAACTTCCTTCAGTGCtcctgacatgggccgtgtcaaGCACCACAACCGGCCATGTCAGGCTTCTGTAAGTCCTTCCTTCAGGCCTCCTGACATGGGTCGTGTTAGATGATACGTGTGGCTATGTCAGGTGGTTGATTCCTCTTCAAAAAAAAATCCccttttttaaaaaaatttgtcTTTCCTCTCGGTACAACTTCCTTCACGGATACTTGTGCAAATTTCGCATTCACTTGAGTGCCTCCGCCCTTTTGTGCATGGAAATGTGCATACCTAAAACACCAAACAAAACCAAAGACAATAATTAGAAATAAAATGTGTGTGTTtcctcccacgaagcgctttgtttaacgtcaCATGGCTCGACGGTCGTCCATCTTATCTGGTAAGACGAACATCATCTATCAGACCACTCTCTTGTCCTTGGTAGTATGGTTTTAATCTCTTCCCATTCATCTCAAAAGTGTCCCCGTTTGCTGGATTTTCAAGATCGATTGCTCCATGCGGGAATACTTTGTGAATCATAAAAGGTCCTGACCTTCTTGACCTCAGCTTTCCAGGAAacaacttcaacctggaattaaacAACAAAACCAAATGTCCCTTCCAAAATTCTTTCTTATGAATTCTTTGgtcatgccatttttttgtttgctctttgtatattttggcattttcataagcCTGATTTCTAAACTCTTCTAACTCATGTAGTTGAAGAATCCGGGATTCACCGGTTTTTGAAAGATCACAGTTCAAGAATTTGGAGGCCCAAAATGCTTTGTACTCTAGTTCGAGCGGTAAATGACATGCTTTACCGTATACCAATTTATAAGGGGATATACCTATTGGGGTTTTGAATGTTGTTTTGTATGCCCACAGTGCATCCTCCAACTTTATTGACCAATCTTTTCGAGAAGCACTAACAGTCTTTTCCAGAATCTGCTTTATCTGTCTGTTAGATACTTCAACCTGTACACTCGTCTGAGGATGATAAGGTATGGCAATCTTGTGTTTCACGTTGTATTTCCTCAACAGATTCTCCACCAACTTGTTTAGAAAATTAGTACCTTCGTCACTGATTAatgctcttggtaccccaaacctaGAGAAAATGTAATTTTTGAGGAAATTGaccaccactttagcatcatttgTGGGTAATGCTACAACTTctacccactttgacacataatcaacaacaaccaaAATGTAATGCTTTCCAAATGAAGGTGgaaatggtcccatgaagtctattcaCCATACATCAAACAACTCTACCTCCAACATAGCattttgaggcatctgatttctctTCGAAATATTACCCGTCCTctgacatctgtcacattccttcacTATGCTTTGAGCATCCTTGAATAGTGTAGGCTAGTACAACCCAGACTGGAGGACTTTCGTTGTTGTTATATTGCCACTAAAgtgtcctccatattctgagtcATGACATGCTTTGAGGATGTCCCTTTGTTCTTCCTCTGGAACACACCTTCGAACCAACTCGTATATTCCTTTTTTGTACAAGCACGGGTcatcccacaaataaaacctgcaatcatgcaaaaactttttctttttattaGAATCAAAATCATCAGGTATCATTCCACCTATTAAATAATCCTCATAGTCTGTGAACCATGGAATACCAGTAACAACTAGGATTCGTTCGGCGATGAAGTCATCCTTGATTGGGTGTTTCTCCTCTATTTCTTCTATCGGGGACATCCAGGATAAGTGATCAGCAATAGTATTTTCACATCcctttttgtctctgatttccagATCAAACTCTTGCAGAAGTAGAATCCATCTCAGCAACCTTGGTTTAGATTCCTGTTTAGTACAAagatatttcaaagcagcatggtcagtataaacaattaccttcAATTCTAATAGGTAAGACCTGAATTTGTCAAAAGCATACACAACCGCGGGCAACTCTTTTTCAatggttgcataattcatttgggcAGGATTTAACACATGACTtgcataataaatcacatgcaaGAGCTTTTCCTTTCTTTGTCCTATCACTTCCCCTATTGTAGTATAACttgcatcacacatgatctcaaaagggAGAGACCAATCAGGGGCAATCACTATAGAAACAGGCACCAACTCACTCTTCAAGATTTCAAAAGCTTCACTGCATTTTTTGTCAAAAGGAAAAGGTGTGTCTTTCACAAGCAAGCTAGTCAACGGTTTGCCGATCTTTGAAAAGTCTCTGCTGAACCTGCGGTAAAAACCCACATGTCCCAAGAAGCTTCTTATACCTTTTTCATTCACCGGTGGTGGTAAATTAGCTATTACCTCCATTTTTGCTTTGTCTACTTCTATGCCTTTGTTGGAAATTTTGTGTTCCAACACTATGCCTTCATGTACCATAAAATGACACTTCTCCTAATTtaggatcaaatttgtttgctggaATCTTTCTAGCACAAGAGACAAGTTAGTCAAACACTTATAAAAAGAagaaccgaaaacagaaaagtcatccataaacacttccatatGCCTTTCAAGCATGTCAGCGAATATGGATGTCATACACCTCTGAAATGTGGCAGGTGCGTTAcacaacccaaatggcattctCCTGTACGCAAAAATACCATAAGGACATGTGAAAGCggtcttctcttgatcttcaggGGCCAATACAATCTGATTGTACCCTGAGTATCCGtcaaggaaacaatagtaatTATGACCagccaacctttccaacatttgatcaatgaatggcAAAGGGAAGTGGTCCTTTCTTGTTGCAATATTTAACCTTCTATAATCAAATCACACTCTCAAACCTGTAACAGTTCTTGTTGGAATCACcttatttttctcatttttgaTCACAGTAGTTCCTCCCTTCTTCGATACCACATGCACTGGACTAACCCatgagctatcaaatatggggTAAATCAAccccgcatccaacaactttaCCACCTCTTTGCGAACCATTTCTTTCATAGCTGGATTAAGTCTTTGTTGTGGTTGAACCACTGACTTATGATCATCTTCCATAAAAATCTTGTGCATGCAAGTTGTCAAGCTAATACCTTTCAAATCCTCAATCACCCATCCAATAACACTCTTGTATTTCTTGAGTACTTGGAAGAGTTCTTCTTCTTGAAAAAATTTTAAACCTGAATTGATAATGACAGTGCACTTCTTTTCAGCATCAggaaacacatacttcaaatcCTCAGGTAGTTGTTTCAACTCTGCCACCTTTTTAGGCTCTTGGTTAATTTCTGATGATTGGGGTAGTCTTAAATCTTCCCACCAGTGTGGTTTAGATCTAGTCCACTGAGTTTGTGCTTCCATCATGGCTATCACTTATGACACTCtctcatcttcatcactttcaaaAATTGATAAGCTCAAAACACGTTCTAAAGGTAACTGAGGTGTTTTCATTTCAATTCCTTGAGCAATCACTTGATCTATTACCTCTACAGTGTGACTCGtgcaaacatcatttttgtaTTGCATAGTGTTCCGAACATCAACTTTCAATTCTTTATCATAGACTTTGAGGGTCATTGTTCCTTCCTCTATGTCTATCATACACTATCCCGTTTCTGAAAAGGGTTTGCCCAATATGAGAGGGATCTTCTCATCTTCAGGCATCTCAAGAATGACAAAGTCAACCGGAAACAAAAATTTATCTATCTTTACCAGAACATCTTCCAAAATTCCATAAGGTCGTCTAACTGAGCGGTCAACAAACTGAAGAGTCATCCTTGTGTATTGAACGGTGCCAAGGCCCAATTTTTTATAAATGGACAACAACATCAAACTCACACTAGCTCCCAAatcaatcagagccttcttgaattttctatcaccaatagtgcaaggAATAGTAACAGAATCCCTACATTTATTTTTCACAGGAATTTTCATACCTTGGAgaatagcactacaagtttcagtaAGGATGATTTGGTCTACATTTGTGGAGCGCTTtttggagatgatgtctttcatgaatttggcatatattggcatctgCTCCAGATCTTCAGAAAATGGAATGTTTATCTCAAGTTTCTTAAACATCTCTAAAAACTTCTCAAAATTCTTCTTATGTTGGTCTTTCTTATTTTGTCTCAGAGGATAAGGAATTTTAATGATTGGCTTGACATCTTTTTCCTTCTCCTTCTCCACTATAGGCATTATCACAACATCCTCCTCTGTTTTCTCCGGTTCTTTTATTTCTAACTCGACTTCCAACAACCCATCTTCTTCTGCAATTTTTTATTCTGGTTTCTCGGTAGACTTACCACTTCTGGTCACCACATCGTTAACATTATTATGCTCACGAGGATTCGTCACTGTGCCACTAGGCAAGGTACCTGGAGCTTGAGAACTTGAGGCCAATTATCGTGCTATCTGACCCATCTGAACATCAAGATTTTTTATAGAGGCGGTGGTGTTTTTatgattgtttctagtctcttcttggAACTAAATATTGTGAGCGGCCTttttttcaatggcaatctcctAATATGATTTCTTTggagcttgttgttgttgttgttgatattgagtctgatattgaccttgaccctgttgtggaacattccctctctgatctttccaggagaagtttggatgattcttccaacctgaattgtaagtgttggagtagggattattctgcttcaaaaaatttatctcttcaatttgttgtGGGGTTGCAAAGCAATACACCGTATGGCGAGGTCCATTACAAATTTCACAAGTGATGGTCTAAGCAGGTTGAACTTGAGTCacctgttgagtacctatattaATAGTTTTCAACTTCTTTTCCACTTCAGCAACTATTGTATCTTCCAACCGGATTTTATTATTTTCCACCTTTAAATCAATAACTCTCTCAAGTTTGCTCGTACACCTATCATACAACTCCTGATGCTAATTTGCAGCTATCGCTTCAATGATCTTTTTAATACcggtggctgttgagaaattaGTTGAGCCACCGGCAgctgtatcaatcaactattTTATCTTTATTTTGAGACCATTAACAAACATCTGCATCTGTTCAATCTGATCCATGTTATGAGTTAGGCAAGCTACCATAACCtttttgaatcttttgtaggcatctccCAAAGACTCGCCCTCCTTCtatttgaagttcaagatttcatacctttttctcagaaataccgatgctggaaaatactcatttaagaaagcCATTTCCATATCTTTCCATGATGTAATACTTCCGGCtgggagagaatagaaccattcttccgcctcttcagctaaagtgaacgggaacattcttaacttctttgctttATCAGTATcaccatcaattttcaaagtaatactcatggtcagaaatctctgCAAGTGCTTGTTTGGATCTTCATTCACATTTtcggtgaaaggttttctttcaAGTTGATTGATCGTGCTGGGATGCAGTTGAAAATTagtcacattcaccggttggttgacaattgttaatctaccacccggtgcatttgcacctccatagtcaccaAGGAGTCTTTCTGGAGGTGGAGgtggaggaacttcagccataATTTTTGTTTCTGAATCTGAGTGAGCTGAGGGAACTTCCTTTTCGGAATTCAGTCTAGAAAATATAGCGTGTCTGAGTCTCtggtgaagggttctctcgatttctgcgtcaaaaaTAAATTTAGTTGAGGGATCTCCTCGCATAAACAGATTAGACAGATTAGtgaataaattaaataaatgacagaaaaataattttagtgcagagaaacaaaattttaattgaactaaaattaaactctatattttggcagtccccggcaacggcgtcaaaaacttgatcggaaaaattgcaagtgtactatttttccttttgcaataataaaggggaaattccccgaatgtcgatctcaaggactacgtgttaatatcgagttcaaataattgttcaattaaacaaaaactagtGTTGGGGTTTTAGATTCAAACTTATAAAAATAAGggcaaataaaataaataatactGTAAAACAAGGTTTTCAAGGAAAAAGGAACATGCCAGAAAAGGTGTATAATTTttccctgtaacaactctgagtcactattgcatcaacaaatatcaattaattactatcagttctcaagggtatttttctcctaattccttggtgagaaaacctttaatctTTCAACCCTAACTTCTAAGTCCTTAGAAATTTACcggtgaaattaagccttattaAATCGAGAATTatctggttcatacagggtatccctagtaCTAGGATATATCTACTGCATAATGATCTTATGAAAGCATTATAAAtggcggtccaacctaattgataatcaTACAACAATCTCAATTATTCCGAAAGAGAAAGCATCAAACACATTAGAAGATTAAGGTAATTCTGAAAAACAATATTGTCATCGCAATCGCACACTTAAAGTCATTACAGATATAAATtagggacacccccctagcattgggggttttagctactcatattgttcaaaataGAT from Lathyrus oleraceus cultivar Zhongwan6 chromosome 7, CAAS_Psat_ZW6_1.0, whole genome shotgun sequence encodes the following:
- the LOC127102001 gene encoding uncharacterized protein LOC127102001 gives rise to the protein MPIVEKEKEKDVKPIIKIPYPLRQNKKDQHKKNFEKFLEMFKKLEINIPFSEDLEQMPIYAKFMKDIISKKRSTNVDQIILTETCSAILQGMKIPVKNKCRDSVTIPCTIGDRKFKKALIDLGASVSLMLLSIYKKLGLGTVQYTRMTLQFVDRSVRRPYGILEDVLVKIDKFLFPVDFVILEMPEDEKIPLILGKPFSETG